One genomic window of Paramormyrops kingsleyae isolate MSU_618 chromosome 20, PKINGS_0.4, whole genome shotgun sequence includes the following:
- the LOC140581368 gene encoding uncharacterized protein produces the protein MFPPRLSVFEMKVEPIKEEESPAAYLQAQEKRWHTETEQDLQNPAFRGQYRRALQDALPKPVRSRLRQVVGLITMPEEQNREQLIHAIDLYREEEDCAKELGFSERSVRRFCADRNITKKPAVSDVHLELEVAKAINETGSTFGRKMMTGYLSSKGLHVAEVRVGAMLKDIQQPYHRARTLGARNLNPTPYYAEYVGHKLHLDQNEKLVMFGVTHVMAVDGFSKKIMAHSTMPIKNNLKIYEEVYRSAVISHGLWDQIRVDYGKEFYLSLFIQEMLAGHRHNLQRPPYVQTPSTRNHIVERMWVEVNNRVNFPLKRALVQMVDQEELDMEDSMVKYCVSNITCQMADLGLRRVVDAWNAHRIPGKGIPNDLARNGCPAQIPDSLLPDAGTAADLYQQELGSALTRSCVFGVDPFPSEDQKTMAENQFCSHFPDLALLYENVINSNYRPYQNALKHLIDISRLYA, from the exons ATGTTTCCTCCACGGCTGAGTGTGTTTGAAATGAAGGTGGAACCCATCAAGGAGGaggagagcccagctgcctatctgcaAGCTCAAGAAAAGCGATGGCACACTGAGAcagagcaggacctgcagaatccgGCATTCAGGGGTCAGTACCGGAGGGCACTGCAGGACGCGCTCCCTAAGCCAGTGAGAAGCAGGCTAAGGCAAGTTGTGGGGCTCATTACTATGCCTGAGGAGCAGAACCGTGAGCAGCTGATCCATGCTATTGActtgtacagagaggaggaggactgTGCTAAAGAGC TTGGGTTTTCTGAAAGAAGTGTACGACGGTTTTGTGCTGACCGAAATATCACAAAGAAGCCTGCCGTTTCTGATGTGCACCTCGAGTTGGAGGTAGCAAAAGCCATTAATGAG ACTGGTTCAACGTTTGGGCGTAAAATGATGACAGGTTACCTATCATCAAAAGGTTTACATGTTGCAGAAGTTCGTGTTGGTGCAATGCTGAAAGACATCCAGCAACCTTATCATCGTGCAAGGACTTTG GGTGCTCGGAACCTAAACCCAACACCCTATTATGCAGAGTATGTAGGTCATAAACTTCATCTAGACCAAAATGAGAAACTTGTAATGTTTGGGGTGACGCACGTCATGGCAGTAGATGGTTTTTCAAAGAAGATCATGGCTCATTCAACAATGCCAATAAAAAATAACCTCAAAATTTATGAAGAGGTTTATAG ATCTGCTGTCATTTCCCATGGATTGTGGGACCAGATCCGAGTGGACTATGGCAAGGAATTTTACCTTTCCTTGTTTATTCAGGAGATGCTTGCAGGTCATCGGCACAATTTGCAGAGACCACCTTATGTCCAGACACCATCTACCAGA AACCACATAGTAGAGCGGATGTGGGTTGAAGTCAACAATAGAGTGAACTTCCCTCTCAAGAGAGCTCTTGTGCAGATGGTTGACCAAGAGGAGCTGGATATGGAGGACAGTATGGTGAAGTACTGTGTTTCCAACATTACTTGTCAGATGGCAGATCTTGGCCTTCGAAGGGTGGTTGATGCATGGAATGCTCACAGGATCCCAG GAAAGGGCATACCAAATGATCTTGCAAGAAATGGGTGTCCAGCTCAAATTCCAGACAGCCTATTGCCTGATGCAGGGACTGCAGCTGACCTTTATCAACAAGAACTGGGGAGTGCACTGACAAGATCTTGTGTGTTTGGAGTTGATCCTTTCCCTTCAGAAGACCAAAAAACAATGGCTGAGAATCAGTTTTGTAGCCACTTTCCAGACTTGGCATTACTGTATGAGAATGTCATAAACAGTAACTATAGGCCTTACCAGAATGCCTTAAAGCACCTCATTGATATCAGTCGATTATATGCATAA